From a single Marinobacter sp. THAF197a genomic region:
- a CDS encoding alpha-E domain-containing protein, whose protein sequence is MLSRVAERLYWMARYLERAENNARMIMAFNSLALDMPRETQLSWKGLVAVTGMGALFDQHHQKADERNCVKFLMADGYNPSSIASCIKAARENVRTTRDQVPTDAWEVINELYRYVQEHIDQGVGKRARYEFLNEIVGRCQMLNGLLAGCMSHDSGYDFIRVGRNLERADMATRQIEVGALQFLDGWDGTDTYGGLLWTSVLRYQSAFQMYRHNVRRKVNGPHVIRFLLQNEPFPRSVLHSLSEVASALGRLPRNEIPLRTALQAVRHTREADVDALIRKDEGILFLENLQLEIGELHEDIAETWFPVYETA, encoded by the coding sequence GTGCTGTCACGTGTAGCGGAACGACTGTACTGGATGGCCAGATACCTTGAGCGGGCCGAGAACAACGCCCGGATGATCATGGCCTTCAATTCCCTGGCGCTGGATATGCCTCGGGAAACCCAACTGTCCTGGAAAGGGCTGGTGGCGGTGACGGGCATGGGCGCGTTGTTTGATCAGCACCATCAGAAAGCTGATGAACGAAACTGCGTGAAGTTTCTGATGGCGGATGGTTATAACCCCAGCTCCATAGCGTCCTGCATCAAGGCCGCCCGGGAGAATGTCCGAACGACTCGGGATCAGGTGCCGACCGATGCCTGGGAGGTGATCAACGAGCTTTACCGGTATGTCCAGGAGCATATAGACCAAGGTGTCGGTAAACGTGCGAGGTACGAATTCCTGAATGAGATTGTGGGGCGCTGCCAGATGCTCAATGGCCTGCTGGCCGGCTGTATGAGTCACGATTCCGGATATGATTTTATCCGGGTCGGTCGCAATCTGGAGCGGGCGGACATGGCGACCCGGCAGATTGAAGTGGGCGCTCTGCAGTTCCTGGATGGTTGGGACGGTACTGACACCTATGGAGGGCTGCTGTGGACCAGCGTGCTGCGTTATCAGAGTGCCTTCCAAATGTACCGTCATAACGTCCGGCGCAAGGTGAACGGGCCCCACGTTATTCGTTTTCTGCTGCAGAACGAGCCGTTCCCGCGATCGGTGCTGCACAGTCTCAGCGAGGTGGCCAGTGCTCTCGGTCGTTTGCCAAGGAATGAGATTCCGTTACGCACGGCACTGCAGGCGGTACGCCACACTCGGGAAGCCGATGTGGATGCTCTGATCCGTAAGGATGAAGGAATCCTGTTCCTGGAAAACCTGCAGTTGGAGATCGGCGAGCTACACGAAGACATTGCAGAGACCTGGTTTCCTGTCTACGAGACAGCCTGA
- a CDS encoding circularly permuted type 2 ATP-grasp protein → MKKNKSIDWKNYDPNDFYDELIAAKGKPRRAATAITDYLGNLDSEEIQARQQAAELAILETGISFTIYSEGENIDRAWPFDIIPRVISLREWETIEQGLAQRLTALNMFINDIYNDQNIVKDKVIPKYVFANSKNFREQCRGFTPPLGVWAHICGSDLVRDKDGKVYVLEDNLRVPSGVSYMLENRQLTKRVFPELFDNTSILPVDDYTNQLFDMLASISPRPQDHPKIAVLTPGIFNSAYFEHSFLAQRMGAELVEGADLVVGEDDCVYMRTVEGLERVDVIYRRIDDDFLDPEEFRADSTLGVPGLMRAWRNGKVGLANAPGAGVADDKVIYAFVPDMIRYYLDEEPIIPNVPTYMCVNKQDQEYVLEHLDELVVKPANESGGYGMLVGPHSTKKQRAEFARLIKKNPRNYIAQPTLSLSVAPTLCDEGLAPRHLDLRPFVLQGVRTYVTAGGLTRVAMRKGSLVVNSSQGGGSKDTWIVDEEN, encoded by the coding sequence ATGAAGAAGAATAAATCGATTGACTGGAAAAACTACGACCCAAACGACTTCTATGATGAGCTGATCGCCGCCAAAGGGAAGCCCAGGCGCGCAGCCACGGCGATTACCGACTACCTGGGCAATCTTGACTCCGAGGAGATTCAGGCGCGCCAGCAGGCGGCCGAACTGGCGATACTGGAGACGGGGATCAGCTTCACCATCTACAGTGAGGGCGAGAATATTGACCGGGCCTGGCCTTTTGACATCATTCCCCGGGTGATCTCGCTCCGCGAGTGGGAAACCATCGAGCAGGGTCTTGCGCAGCGCCTGACGGCCCTCAACATGTTCATCAACGACATCTACAACGACCAGAACATCGTCAAGGACAAGGTGATCCCCAAGTACGTGTTCGCCAACTCCAAGAACTTCCGCGAGCAATGCCGGGGTTTTACGCCGCCATTGGGGGTATGGGCCCATATCTGCGGATCTGACCTGGTGCGGGATAAAGACGGCAAAGTGTATGTTCTTGAGGATAACCTGCGGGTTCCCTCGGGCGTCTCCTACATGCTGGAGAACCGGCAGTTGACCAAACGGGTGTTCCCGGAGCTGTTCGACAACACCAGCATCCTGCCGGTGGATGACTACACCAACCAGCTTTTCGACATGCTGGCTTCAATCTCGCCCCGGCCCCAGGATCACCCGAAGATTGCGGTGCTCACGCCGGGCATTTTCAACTCCGCCTATTTCGAGCACTCCTTCCTGGCCCAGCGCATGGGCGCGGAGCTGGTGGAGGGGGCTGACCTGGTGGTTGGCGAAGACGACTGTGTTTATATGCGAACGGTCGAGGGGCTGGAACGTGTGGATGTGATCTACCGGCGCATTGATGACGATTTCCTGGACCCGGAGGAGTTCCGGGCGGATTCCACGCTCGGAGTGCCAGGCCTGATGCGGGCCTGGCGCAATGGCAAGGTTGGCCTGGCCAATGCGCCCGGTGCCGGTGTGGCCGACGACAAGGTCATTTACGCCTTTGTGCCGGACATGATCCGCTACTACCTGGATGAGGAGCCGATCATCCCGAACGTGCCCACCTATATGTGTGTGAATAAGCAGGACCAGGAGTATGTGCTCGAACACCTCGACGAGCTGGTGGTGAAACCGGCGAACGAGTCCGGCGGCTACGGCATGCTGGTGGGGCCGCACTCCACCAAGAAACAGCGCGCCGAGTTTGCCCGCTTGATCAAGAAGAACCCACGCAACTACATCGCGCAACCCACACTGAGCCTGTCTGTGGCCCCAACCCTGTGTGATGAGGGCCTGGCGCCCCGGCACCTGGACCTACGGCCCTTTGTACTGCAGGGCGTAAGAACATACGTAACGGCCGGAGGGCTTACACGGGTGGCGATGCGCAAAGGCTCCCTGGTGGTGAATTCTTCCCAGGGCGGAGGAAGCAAGGATACCTGGATCGTGGACGAGGAGAACTGA